In Flavobacterium sp. WV_118_3, one DNA window encodes the following:
- the aqpZ gene encoding aquaporin Z: MKKLIAEFIGTFWLVLGGCGSAVLACNFPDAGIGFVGVALAFGLTVLTIAYSLGHISGAHLNPAVSIGLWVGGRFDAKELIPYIVAQVLGGIAAAGILYVIATGNGSDIGGFASNGYGELSPGKYSMNAAFLTEVVMTFIFLIVILGATDDRAPKGFAGLAIGLALTLIHLISIPVTNTSVNPARSISQAVFVGGEVLSQLWLFIVAPIIGALIAGIVYKSLFSKES; the protein is encoded by the coding sequence ATGAAAAAACTTATCGCAGAATTCATTGGAACATTTTGGTTGGTTTTAGGAGGTTGTGGTAGCGCAGTGCTGGCCTGTAACTTTCCCGACGCAGGAATTGGTTTTGTTGGAGTCGCTTTGGCTTTCGGACTTACCGTACTGACAATTGCTTATTCGCTTGGGCATATTTCCGGCGCACATCTTAACCCGGCGGTTTCTATCGGATTGTGGGTTGGCGGTCGTTTCGATGCCAAAGAGCTCATCCCTTATATTGTGGCTCAGGTTTTGGGCGGTATAGCCGCTGCGGGTATATTGTACGTAATCGCAACAGGTAACGGTAGTGATATCGGCGGATTTGCTTCGAATGGTTATGGAGAACTTTCGCCGGGCAAATACAGTATGAATGCTGCTTTTCTCACTGAAGTTGTAATGACCTTTATCTTCCTTATTGTGATTCTCGGCGCTACAGACGACAGAGCGCCAAAAGGTTTTGCCGGATTGGCCATCGGATTGGCTTTAACCCTGATTCATTTGATCAGTATTCCGGTTACAAACACCTCTGTTAATCCAGCCCGGAGTATAAGTCAGGCGGTTTTTGTAGGTGGCGAAGTGTTAAGTCAATTATGGCTGTTTATCGTGGCTCCGATTATTGGCGCACTGATTGCCGGTATTGTCTATAAATCCCTATTTAGTAAAGAATCGTGA
- a CDS encoding DMT family transporter, with amino-acid sequence MSGNKVLKGVFLVGLGATSYGMLATFVKLAYQENYTTAEVTSSQFILGIIGILIINAFQKSKNKGTVVKATKKNIAQLMLAGTSLGMTSVFYYLAVKYIPVSIGIVLLMQTVWMGVLLEMFIDKKLPSLQKVISVIIVLGGTALATNIFKNEIQLDWRGLMWGMLAAASFTTTMFTANSVATGISPAQRSLYMLLGGAVIVFGFGIFTQTTPYNFGIFLKWGIVLSLFGTIIPPMLMNAGFPHTGIGLGSIVSSLELPVSVMMAFVILNETVVLTQWIGILLIILAIIIMNISFKKKN; translated from the coding sequence ATGTCAGGAAACAAAGTTTTAAAGGGAGTTTTTTTAGTAGGATTAGGTGCTACCAGCTATGGAATGCTGGCAACATTTGTAAAACTAGCCTATCAGGAAAACTATACCACTGCCGAGGTTACGTCGTCTCAATTTATTTTGGGCATCATCGGAATCTTAATCATCAATGCTTTTCAGAAATCCAAAAATAAAGGTACTGTCGTAAAAGCCACCAAAAAGAATATCGCTCAGTTAATGCTGGCCGGAACATCATTGGGAATGACCAGTGTTTTCTATTATCTAGCCGTAAAATACATTCCCGTATCGATTGGTATCGTTTTGTTGATGCAAACGGTATGGATGGGTGTTCTACTGGAAATGTTTATCGACAAAAAGCTACCGTCATTACAAAAAGTAATATCGGTGATCATTGTTTTAGGCGGTACCGCACTGGCCACCAACATCTTTAAAAATGAAATTCAGCTGGACTGGCGCGGATTAATGTGGGGAATGCTTGCAGCCGCTTCCTTCACGACAACCATGTTTACTGCCAACAGTGTTGCCACCGGAATATCGCCGGCACAACGAAGCCTATATATGCTATTAGGTGGTGCCGTGATTGTATTCGGATTCGGGATTTTTACACAAACGACCCCGTATAACTTTGGAATTTTCTTGAAATGGGGAATTGTACTATCCCTATTCGGGACCATCATTCCACCGATGTTGATGAATGCCGGATTTCCACATACCGGAATCGGATTAGGCAGTATCGTATCCTCATTGGAATTACCCGTTTCGGTTATGATGGCTTTTGTGATTCTTAACGAAACCGTAGTCCTAACACAATGGATAGGAATTTTACTCATCATTCTCGCGATTATCATTATGAACATTTCGTTCAAAAAAAAGAATTAA